TATCTGTTGGTGTCTTGCTCAGGTTTGCCAACCAAGGGGATGGTGCCCGTACCTGTTCCTCCGACGCATTCGGTCTCAGTGCACTTTTCAGCGCACTCGTGCCTGGTGACGAGGTCGAACTGAACGCCGCCGTGCTGCTCAACGCCTGTCCGAATGGCTCGTTCCACCACCGAGGTGGCCAAGCGCTTGTGCAACTGCAGGGGGTCGCGCCGAAGGTCCTTGACCAGCGCGAAACAGAGCAGCAGCATGACGATGATGAATGGCAGGGCAGCCACAATGGTCACTCGTTGAAGGCCTGACAATGCTTCCGAGGGTTTGTCGCCGCCGGCAAGCAGCATGACTGCTGCCACGGCGCCGGTGAGGCTTCCCCAGAAGATCACCACTCCGCGCCGCGGGTGCTCAGCACCGTTGGAGCTAAGGGATCCCATCACAATGGAGGCAGCGTCTGCGCCGGTGACGAAGAAGATCGCCACCAGGACCATGGCCAGGACGATCACGGCTGCGGTCAGCCAGCCAGGCATCCCCAGGTTCTTCACGAGGTCGAAGAGAGCGCCGTCGAAGTTGATGGAGGGAGCGCCGTCCACCATGGTCACCAGCCCGGGAGTGCCGGCCTTGTCCGCTTCCTGCTGAACGTGGAAGGCAGCGCCGCCGAAGATACCGAACCAGATCACGCTAACTACGCTGGGCACCAGCAGCACGCCGGTGACGAACTGGCGGATGGTGCGTCCACGGCTGATGCGGGCGATGAACATTCCTACGAAGGGCGTCCAGGAGATCCACCATGCCCAGTAGAAGATGGTCCAGCTGGTCATCCAGCTGCGCAGGGAGTCGTCTCCCACGGCTTCGGTGCGTGAGGACATTTCAGCCAGATCGCGGGCATAGTCACCAACGGCCGAGGGAATCAGGTTGAGGATAAACAGGGTGGGGCCTGCAACAAACACAATGAGGGCCAGGACTACCGCCAGCACCATGTTGATGTTGGACAGCCACTGGATGCCGCGGCTGATGCCTGA
The sequence above is a segment of the Arthrobacter sp. StoSoilB22 genome. Coding sequences within it:
- a CDS encoding BCCT family transporter — encoded protein: MAINSDTKPLTPEELPTDPETTLAALNAEDGGAEALPDSAEHEQIMEELRHAKTEQAVSARRNRKLTLDKVTFGITGAIAVAFVIWGFVGRDSLSDTSKGALNWVMEYTGWLFMVLASLFVVFVLWLALGKFGNIPLGKDGEKPEFRTVSWVAMMFAAGMGIGLMFYGVAEPLYHYISPPPGTVDGRTPAAIQTAMATSIFHWTLHPWAMYAVVGIAMAYGTYRLGRKQLVSAAFTSLFGIRMVEGPLGKFINILAIFATLFGTAASLGLGALQIGSGMTSNGWLGEIGTPVLVVIVAILTFCFVASAVSGISRGIQWLSNINMVLAVVLALIVFVAGPTLFILNLIPSAVGDYARDLAEMSSRTEAVGDDSLRSWMTSWTIFYWAWWISWTPFVGMFIARISRGRTIRQFVTGVLLVPSVVSVIWFGIFGGAAFHVQQEADKAGTPGLVTMVDGAPSINFDGALFDLVKNLGMPGWLTAAVIVLAMVLVAIFFVTGADAASIVMGSLSSNGAEHPRRGVVIFWGSLTGAVAAVMLLAGGDKPSEALSGLQRVTIVAALPFIIVMLLLCFALVKDLRRDPLQLHKRLATSVVERAIRTGVEQHGGVQFDLVTRHECAEKCTETECVGGTGTGTIPLVGKPEQDTNR